GGCGTGACCCTGTTCGGCCTGTTCCTCACCCCGGTGTTCTACGTGGCCCTGCGCAAGTTCGTCACCCGCAACGGTGGCGGCCAACTGGTGCAGCACGGCGAGCCGACCATCCATCACTGACATGGAACTCCACCGGCACCGGTGCCCCAACCGGTGTCGGATTTCCCCCCTCCAAAGGCATGACTCCATGAACACCCATCAGAACAAGATCGCACTGGTCACTGGTGCCACCCGCGGCATCGGCGCCGAGACCGTGCGTCAGCTGGCACAGGCCGGCGTGCACACGCTGCTGGCCGGCCGCAAGCGCGAGACCACCGTGGAGCAGGCGCTGAAGCTGCAGGCCGAGGGCCTGCCAGTGGAAGCGCTGCAGCTGGACGTGACCGACGGTGCCAGCATCGCCGAGGCCGTGCAGCAGGTGCGCGAGCGCCATGGCCGTCTCGACATTCTGGTCAACAACGCTGGCGTGCTGCTGGAAAACCCGGCGCAGCGGCCCTCCGAGCAGTCGCTGGACACCTGGCGCCGCACCTTCGACACCAACGTCTATGCGCTGGTGGCGGTGACCCAGGCGTTCCTGCCGCTGCTGCAGCAGGCCAAGGCCGGCCGCATCGTGAATGTCTCCAGCATCCTCGGCTCGCAGACCCTGCATGCCGATCCGGCGTCCGGCATCTACGACATGAAGGTTCCGGCCTACAACGCCTCCAAGGCAGCGGTGAACAGCTGGACCCTGGCGCTGGCGCACGAACTGCGCAGCACGCAGATCAAGGTCAACACCGTGCATCCGGGCTACGTGAAAACCGACATGAACGGCGGCCACGGCGAGATCGAAATCGCCGAGGGCGCGCGTTCCAGCGTGCAGATGGCACTGATCGGCCATGAAGGCCCGAATGGCAGCTTCACCTACCTGGGCGAGGTGCTGCCATGGTGATCCGCACGTTGGCGATGGCCGTCTCCAGCCTGGTGCTGGCAGGCTGTGTCAGCGTCGGCCCGAACTACAAGGCCCCGGTGCAGGAACCGGTGGTCCTGCAGAGTGCACAGCAGCCGGTCTTCAGCACTGTCTCGCCGGTGGCCAGCTGGTGGGCGCAGTTCGATGATCCGGTGCTGGAACAGCTGGTGCATGGCGCACTGTCGGACAACCTGGACCTGCGCGTGGCCGTGGCCCGCGTCAGCCAGGCCCGCGCGGTGTTCGTCGAAAGCCGCTTCGACCAGGCTCCGCACATCACCGCTGGCGGCAGCTACGACCGCCGCAAGCAACCCGATCCGCAGCTGGGTGGGCAGCGGGTGTTCAGTGAAAGCTACCAGCTCGGCTTCGACGCCGGCTGGGAGCTGGATCTGTTCGGCCGCAAGCGCCGCGCTGCAGAAGCCGCGCGTGCCGACCTCGGTGCCGAGCAGGCCAACCTGGCCGACGCGCAGGTACTGGTCGCCGCCGAAGTGGCACGCAACTACTTCGAGCTGCGCGGCACGCAGAAGCGCATCGCGGTG
This portion of the Stenotrophomonas sp. WZN-1 genome encodes:
- a CDS encoding SDR family oxidoreductase — protein: MNTHQNKIALVTGATRGIGAETVRQLAQAGVHTLLAGRKRETTVEQALKLQAEGLPVEALQLDVTDGASIAEAVQQVRERHGRLDILVNNAGVLLENPAQRPSEQSLDTWRRTFDTNVYALVAVTQAFLPLLQQAKAGRIVNVSSILGSQTLHADPASGIYDMKVPAYNASKAAVNSWTLALAHELRSTQIKVNTVHPGYVKTDMNGGHGEIEIAEGARSSVQMALIGHEGPNGSFTYLGEVLPW